Part of the Natronobacterium gregoryi SP2 genome, CGAGGCCACCCCCGATATCGCCGAGGACGTTGTTCGTCCCCATCGCGCGACCGACACGTTCCTCGGCAGTGAGATCAGCAAGCAGTGCCGTCAGCGGTCCGCCGACACCACCCTGGCCCGCGCCGATCAGGATACACGCGAGCACCAGCACCTCGAAGCGCTGTCCGACCGCGAGCACGACGAATCCCACGAACGACGTGAACAGGAACCCGATCAGCACGGGAACTCGAGCGCCGACCGAGTCGCTGAGGACCCCACCGCCAAGCGTAAACACGGCACCAGTAAGCACAGTCACGGCCATCAGCATCCCCGACGAGCCCTGCGCGTCGAGACCGAAAATCGAGATCGCACGTGTATCGAGCAAGAGCACGAGCGTCGAGAACAGCACGCCGATGTACGCGAAGTAGAGTCCAAAATTGACGAGGCCGACGGTCACTGCGGGAATCGAAATCTCGACATCCCACGGTTTGACCGACTCCTGGCTCCCCTCGACGTGCGTTTCGGGGACGATCAGGTACGCGATGACGCTTGCGAGACCAGCGAAGGCGGCCGCGAGGACGAACGCCGCGCCGTTGCTCCAGACGTCGCTGACGACACCGCCGAGCACTAGCCCCGCCGGGAAACCAAACGTGATGCCCGCCCGAACGATCCCCATGCTCGTCCCGCGGGAGTCAGCCTCGCTGACGTCGGCCGTGATCGTGTAGGCCGTCGCGAAAACCAGGGCACTGCCAAGCCCCCAGAGGACTCGAGCGAGCATGAACCAAAACTCCGGCGGTGGCACGATCAACGCGACGACGTACATCGCAGTCGCGACGCCCTCTATCGCCAGCCCGGCGATAAACGGCTTCCGAGTGCCGATACGATCGACGAGAACGCCTGCCGGCGCGTTCGCCACCAGTCGCGTAAACCGGTTTGCGCTCAAGATGAGTCCGACCATGAACGCGGAGATTCCAAGCACTTCACCGAGGTTCGGCAGGATCGGGAAGATGACGCCACCGCCGAATCCGACGAAGAAGGTACTGGCGACGACTGCGAGAACGACGCGGTTCGATTCGAGTGAGGGAGAGGGAAGATTCACTGACGATCGCTCCGTCTTATTTCGAAACGTAACCCGGTGGAGGACGGGCCGGATATTCGTTCTATCGAAAGCGGCGCGGCGACCCGGTTCGACCACACTGTCGAACTGGGCTCGAGACGTTCACTGGTCCGTCACGATCCGAGAGATGCAACCGAAGTTCAGAACGTCGATAGTTCGCCGTCGATCACGCGACGCGTGATCTCGGTGACATCGGCGAGCTCGCGGTCGACGATCGCTTCCACGTCGGCCTCGACGTCTTCGATAGTTACGCCGTCGTCGGTAACGACGTGGACGTCGGCGACGTGTGGCTGGTCGATCGGTCGACCGATCTGAGAGAGCAGGCGCACGCGCAGGTCGCGAATATCGTCAACCTCGTCTACGACCGACTTGCCGATCTCAGTCGAGAGCAGGTTGTAAATCTTCCCGATGTGGTTGACGGGGTTTTTGCCGCTGGTCGCCTCCATCGACATCGAGCGGTTGGGCGTGATCAGCCCGTTCGCGCGGTTGCCCCGGCCGACGGAGCCGTCGTCGCCCTGCTCGGCGGAGGTGCCGGTGACAGTGAGATAGATCGAACCCTCGTCGTAGTCGTCGGCCGTGTTGACGTAGACGGTTACGTCGCGGTCCGTGTGTTCGCTCGCGACCGCTTCGACGAATTCACGGACCGACTCGACGGCGTCCCTGTAGGCGTCCATGGTGGGAATGTACTCGTCGATCATCGCCGCCGCGACGGTGACATCGATCTCGTCGCCCTCGCGCTTGCCCATGATCTTCACGTCAGGTCCGAGGTACGGGTTTTCGTCCACGAACTCGCCGTTGAGTCGACGTTCAGCCTCGGAGACGATCCGCTCGGTCTCGGTCAAGGGCGCGTGGCCGACGCCGAAACTCGTGTCGTTTGCCATCGGAACCGAGACCTCGTCCTCACCGAAAACGTCTTGCAGGTCGCCACTGCCCTCACCGAGTCTCACGTCGACGACGATGTCCTCGCCGACCTCGAGTTGGGGGATCGTCTCCTCCAGATACTCGCGTGCGGCAGTGAGGGCGATGCGCTCGGTCGGGATGACCTGTCCATCGTAGTGTTTGGTCGCCCGACCGACGATCAGCAGGTAGATCGGATCGACGACTTCGCCGCCGCCAAACGCCGGTACCGCCTCACCGGCGACGAGTTGGGTCTCGTCGGTGTTAAAATGAAGGACCTCGCCAACGCGGTCGAGGTACTCGCGTGCCAACGCGCCAGCGACGCTCTCGGCGATGCCGTCACAGATCGAGTCTGGATGACCGATTCCTTTTCGTTCGACGATTTCGACTTCCTGATCTTCTACTGCCTGCCGGTCGATCGGCTCGACTCGGATGTTCCGCTCAGTCATTGGCGGACGTTTGCGCACGGTGGTTCTATAACTTGCGGAAACCGACGGGCGGTGGAAAATACACTGAAGTAATGTGCCCCGTTCGAAAGTCGCCCGCGTCACGCCCCGAGCAACAGGCCGAGATACGAGGTCTGGATCTGCTCGTCAGGATCGAGATCGAGTTCCGCGAGGACGGCAGCGGCCGCGGTCCGGGCAGACTCGAGATCGCTTTCGCGTTCGACTTCGGTCTCGACTTCGACGTACTCGCCGACCTCGTCGACCCGGTCGAGCGTGACGGTCAGCACGTAGCCGTTCGTGCCGTCGACCGTGAACCGGTCGCGGACCTTCCGGACCGTCGCCGCCGGCTCGAACCCCAGGTTCGTCAGGACGTCGTCCATCTTCTCGTCGTCGCCGACTTCCGTCTCGACCTCCTCACGAGTCTTGGATTCCTCGTCGACGAGCGGCCCCTTGTAAGTGATCCGAGTTTGTCCGTCGCCGTGCTGGTCGACACTCCCGTCAGGAGCCGGCCGCTCCGAGCGAATTCGCAACGCCTCGTCCGTCTCGGGAAACGACCGGTGGGGCGCGTCGTAGTAGGTATCGACCTGAACGACCCCGCCCCGTGGCGTCGCCTCGAGCGCCTCGAGGCGGTCGCGCACCCGCTTTAGATCCGCAGGGACCTTCAATTCGACCTCGTACATACTCGAGGCGACGGGAAGCAGGCGTAAGTATCGGTCGCTCTCGCGGAAAAACGTCGTTCTTAAATGTAGACGGCGGGACGTACAAGGTATGACTGAGGAAGAAGAGGCCGACCTCGAAGCGCAGGCCGATGACGTCGAAGAGAACGAAGACGCCGACGAAGCCGCCACGGAAGGACTTCAGATGGGCGACTTCGTCGAAATCGAGTACACCGCCTACACCGCCGACGGCGACCAGCTGGTCGATACGACCGACCCAGATGTCGCCGAAGAGGAAGGCGTCGACGACCAGGGCCAAGAGTTCAAGCCCCGTACGATCGTTCTCGGTGAAGGCCACATCTTCGAAACCGTCGAAGACGAACTCGTCGGCGGCGAAGCTGGCGACGAAGGGACCGTCACCGTTTCTGCCCAGGAAGCGTTCGGCGAGTACAACCCCGAGAACGTCGAGACTGTCAGCGCCGAAAAGGTCGACGAAGACGACCGCTACCCCGGCGCAAACGT contains:
- a CDS encoding MFS transporter; translated protein: MNLPSPSLESNRVVLAVVASTFFVGFGGGVIFPILPNLGEVLGISAFMVGLILSANRFTRLVANAPAGVLVDRIGTRKPFIAGLAIEGVATAMYVVALIVPPPEFWFMLARVLWGLGSALVFATAYTITADVSEADSRGTSMGIVRAGITFGFPAGLVLGGVVSDVWSNGAAFVLAAAFAGLASVIAYLIVPETHVEGSQESVKPWDVEISIPAVTVGLVNFGLYFAYIGVLFSTLVLLLDTRAISIFGLDAQGSSGMLMAVTVLTGAVFTLGGGVLSDSVGARVPVLIGFLFTSFVGFVVLAVGQRFEVLVLACILIGAGQGGVGGPLTALLADLTAEERVGRAMGTNNVLGDIGGGLGPLISLPLVEVVSFEFVYGLSAVLPLLAGLVLVTGMYAHTGRINPSIRESTG
- a CDS encoding methionine adenosyltransferase, which produces MTERNIRVEPIDRQAVEDQEVEIVERKGIGHPDSICDGIAESVAGALAREYLDRVGEVLHFNTDETQLVAGEAVPAFGGGEVVDPIYLLIVGRATKHYDGQVIPTERIALTAAREYLEETIPQLEVGEDIVVDVRLGEGSGDLQDVFGEDEVSVPMANDTSFGVGHAPLTETERIVSEAERRLNGEFVDENPYLGPDVKIMGKREGDEIDVTVAAAMIDEYIPTMDAYRDAVESVREFVEAVASEHTDRDVTVYVNTADDYDEGSIYLTVTGTSAEQGDDGSVGRGNRANGLITPNRSMSMEATSGKNPVNHIGKIYNLLSTEIGKSVVDEVDDIRDLRVRLLSQIGRPIDQPHVADVHVVTDDGVTIEDVEADVEAIVDRELADVTEITRRVIDGELSTF
- the cyaB gene encoding class IV adenylate cyclase; translation: MYEVELKVPADLKRVRDRLEALEATPRGGVVQVDTYYDAPHRSFPETDEALRIRSERPAPDGSVDQHGDGQTRITYKGPLVDEESKTREEVETEVGDDEKMDDVLTNLGFEPAATVRKVRDRFTVDGTNGYVLTVTLDRVDEVGEYVEVETEVERESDLESARTAAAAVLAELDLDPDEQIQTSYLGLLLGA